A section of the Fusarium falciforme chromosome 8, complete sequence genome encodes:
- a CDS encoding DDHD domain-containing protein, which translates to MECDNHTYGAKCRLAPVARVRREDDVPLVEAQFFYSSLIPIDDPLSTSSTISTDAKTSKGQVRPFSRGDNNALEKAWLSLMSENDRRAHQDAWKDQGRPSQFDANKLASLVQALTTKHWERHRGGYHPQDVTVPAGNVIPNTPVPACCSELVLDVSEELEATFCSLARRNNTALSVDEVTQQIVLGLSRLKEQASSAIEPRPSSADIPSSRPGSSSTTNANHPIARISKTPTESRSTKRRSTVGETNLRARSLSLSQVKNRTPRSQTPVGSPTVARPPGLDDGISGKPFVRVGIPETQSEPGSVPFAQAGGVLRDVGQPRDQTETANEVDDASQAAKAADKPATEAYRPSVAEVAVGVSRLHMVSLPSLQMKPIYWSPVNDVAVVARATWFYRDTMLPIPPIVANQLEAGYHELRPWTETWSDELRCAIDVGPLGEEKVSHRLWPKESEIGSADEVGFPEPAIPTDPFCAARCFRGEAAAEGSIGPAAVDRRASGEFQPPTRPFSNYHVIYKNATEAFLMKPSLKPSAYYGRRPVLKIMKGVTVGVPVVRGFNRAAWERLHHKKQTPNKPGVSAADESHESSGQDVCSACKADKEKGQVTDLILVAHGIGQKFAERVESFHFTHAINGFRRAVNIELQSPVVKQVLRADQNGLMILPLNWRMGLSFEDGGPMREEDKADYTPEGFGLKDIEPDTIPAVRSMISDVMFDIPFYMSHHKGKMIKALVSEANRVYRLWCRNNPGFAENGRVHLIGHSLGSAMALEILSNQPTSVPRLDLSRKEPETRFFEFDTRNLFLAGSPAGFFLLLERGTLMPRHGRMKPGADSSDVVAKDVVGEAGTFGCLAVDNIYNILAKEDPIAYFLNGAVDPIYAASLKTAYVPSIAGSLWKSVGAAMRNVVPGMAPAPNPLAPEPERPSTIRLPSQLELEVHDFTREEIAEKKAFLLNDNGQIDWYLRSGGGPLEIQYLNMLSAHTSYWTNHDFIRMLCIEIGREPGRAHTLPALRAVKAAKRLKAWEDQAIGVLVLF; encoded by the exons ATGGAATGCGACAACCATACATACGGCGCCAAGTGTCGACTGGCTCCCGTTGCCCGCGTCCGGCGAGAAGACGATGTACCACTCGTCGAGGCACAATTCTTTTACTCGTCCCTTATTCCCATCGACGACCCCCtctcgacatcctcgacCATTAGTACCGATGCGAAGACGAGCAAGGGTCAGGTGCGGCCCTTTTCGAGGGGTGACAATAATGCCCTCGAGAAAGCTTGGTTGAGTCTCATGTCTGAGAACGACCGGCGAGCTCACCAGGATGCGTGGAAGGACCAGGGTCGGCCGTCTCAATTCGATGCGAATAAACTGGCCTCGCTTGTTCAAGCCTTGACGACAAAACACTGGGAAAGACATCGGGGAGGCTACCACCCCCAGGATGTCACTGTGCCAGCTGGCAATGTCATACCCAACACTCCGGTGCCTGCCTGTTGTTCCGAGCTGGTGCTTGACGTATCGGAGGAGCTTGAAGCAACCTTTTGCTCTTTGGCTAGAAGGAATAACACTGCCTTGAGTGTTGATGAAGTGACCCAGCAGATTGTTCTTGGGCTTAGTCGCCTGAAAGAGCAGGCAAGCAGTGCGATCGAGCCTCGGCCATCCTCAGCGGATATACCCTCCAGTCGTCCAGGATCTTCTTCTACAACCAATGCGAACCATCCTATTGCTAGGATCTCGAAGACACCGACCGAGTCTCGTAGCACGAAACGTCGATCTACCGTTGGCGAAACCAATCTCAGAGCCAGATCCCTCTCGTTGTCACAAGTCAAGAACCGGACCCCTCGCTCCCAGACGCCCGTCGGCAGTCCAACTGTTGCTCGACCGCCAGGCTTGGATGATGGAATATCAGGGAAGCCCTTTGTACGAGTAGGCATCCCAGAAACACAATCCGAGCCTGGTTCTGTCCCGTTTGCTCAAGCCGGTGGTGTATTGCGGGACGTTGGCCAGCCCCGAGATCAGACTGAGACGGCAAATGAAGTGGATGATGCTTCTCAAGCAGCAAAAGCCGCTGACAAGCCAGCGACGGAAGCCTATCGACCCAGCGTTGCTGAAGTTGCGGTCGGGGTATCAAGACTACACATGGTTTCGTTGCCATCTCTCCAGATGAAGCCGATTTACTGGTCTCCTGTCAACGACGTCGCTGTTGTAGCTCGGGCAACATGGTTTTATAG GGACACCATGCTTCCGATTCCACCGATTGTGGCGAACCAGTTGGAGGCTGGCTACCATGAACTTCGACCATGGACGGAAACTTGGAGCGATGAACTACGATGTGCCATCGATGTTGGCCCATTGGGCGAGGAAAAGGTGTCCCACAGGCTCTGGCCCAAAGAGTCCGAAATAGGCTCTGCTGATGAAGTTGGTTTCCCTGAGCCAGCTATCCCAACTGATCCGTTCTGCGCTGCTCGCTGTTTTCGTGGCGAAGCGGCAGCTGAAGGATCCATTGGCCCAGCTGCTGTCGATAGAAGAGCCTCAGGAGAGTTTCAGCCCCCAACACGACCTTTCTCCAACTATCACGTCATATATAAGAATGCCACCGAAGCGTTCCTCATGAAGCCAAGCCTGAAACCATCGGCATATTATGGAAGACGACCCGTGTTGAAGATTATGAAGGGCGTGACTGTTGGTGTCCCTGTTGTCCGAGGCTTCAACAGAGCAGCCTGGGAGCGACTTCATCATAAGAAGCAGACCCCGAACAAACCGGGTGTATCGGCAGCCGATGAATCACATGAGAGCAGTGGCCAGGACGTGTGCTCCGCTTGCAAGGCAGACAAAGAGAAAGGGCAAGTTACTGACTTGATTCTCGTCGCCCATGGCATCGGCCAGAAATTCGCCGAGAGGGTGGAGAGCTTCCACTTCACTCATGCCATCAATGGCTTCCGTCGTGCTGTTAACATTGAACTACAAAGCCCTGTGGTCAAGCAGGTACTCCGTGCGGACCAAAATGGACTCATGATTCTTCCGCTGAACTGGAGGATGGGTCTCTCGTTCGAGGATGGAGGGCCAATGAGGGAGGAAGACAAGGCAGACTATACCCCCGAGGGCTTTGGGCTCAAGGACATCGAGCCTGATACCATCCCTGCTGTTCGCAGCATGATATCGGATGTCATGTTCGATATCCCCTTCTACATGTCCCATCACAAAGGAAAGATGATCAAGGCTCTCGTGTCTGAGGCAAACCGTGTCTATCGACTCTGGTGTCGCAACAACCCAGGCTTTGCCGAGAACGGGCGCGTCCATCTCATCGGACACTCGCTGGGTAGCGCCATGGCTCTTGAGATTCTGTCAAATCAGCCGACCTCTGTACCTAGACTTGACTTGTCCCGCAAGGAGCCCGAGACACGTTTCTTCGAATTCGACACCAGGAACCTCTTCCTGGCAGGCAGCCCGGCTGGGTTCTTCCTGCTTCTTGAGCGTGGCACGCTCATGCCTCGGCATGGGCGAATGAAGCCTGGTGCTGACTCGAGCGATGTCGTGGCCAAGGATGTTGTCGGCGAAGCTGGCACTTTTGGCTGCCTGGCTGTCGACAATATCTACAATATCCTCGCCAAGGAGGATCCCATCGCGTACTTCCTCAATGGTGCCGTTGATCCCATCTACGCGGCGAGCCTCAAGACAGCCTACGTTCCGAGCATAGCGGGCTCCCTGTGGAAGTCAGTCGGCGCAGCCATGCGGAACGTCGTGCCAGGCATGGCCCCTGCCCCAAACCCGCTGGCCCCAGAGCCAGAGAGGCCGTCAACTATCCGTCTCCCCTCCCAGCTTGAGCTCGAGGTTCACGACTTTACGCGAGAAGAGATTGCCGAGAAGAAAGCCTTCCTGCTCAACGACAATGGGCAAATAGACTGGTACCTCCGCTCTGGGGGCGGTCCCCTGGAGATCCAATACCTGAACATGCTCAGTGCACACACAAGCTACTGGACGAACCACGACTTTATCCGCATGCTTTGTATCGAAATTGGGAGAGAGCCGGGTCGGGCTCACACTCTCCCTGCTCTGAGGGCCGTCAAGGCTGCGAAGAGACT CAAGGCGTGGGAGGATCAGGCAATTGGCGTTCTGGTTCTCTTTTAA
- a CDS encoding General transcription and DNA repair factor IIH helicase subunit XPD: MKFNIDDLPVLFPYPRIYPEQYAYMCDLKKTLDAGGHCVLEMPSGTGKTVSLLSLIVAYQQYMPEKRKLIYCSRTMSEIEKALVELKSLMKYRAEELGYEEEFRGLGLTSRKNLCLHPSVKREKSGSVVDARCRSLTAGFVKEKKDRGENVDVCVYHDNLDLLEPHNLIPNGVWSFDDIIRYGEEHKQCPYFTARRMMQYCNVVIFSYHYLLDPKIAERVSKDFSKDCIVVFDEAHNIDNVCIESLSTDITEDSLRKATRGAQNLENRIAQMRDTDQEQLQNEYQKLVQGLRDADEARQEDAFMANPALPADLLQEAVPGNIRRAEHFVAFLKRFIEYLKTRMKVRQVISETPPSFLAHLKEHTFIEKKPLRFCAERLTSLVRTLELTNIEDYQPLQEVATFATLVSTYEKGFLLILEPYESDTAEVPNPILHFTCLDAAIAIRPVFERFYSVIITSGTISPLEIYPKMLDFSTVIQESYSMTLARRSFLPMIVTRGSDQASVSTSFQVRNEPSVVRNYGNLLTEFAKITPDGMVVFFPSYLYMESIISMWQGMGILDEVWKYKLILVETPDAQETSLALETYRTACCNGRGAVLLCVARGKVSEGIDFDHQYGRTVLCIGVPFQYTESRILKARLQFLRETYRIKENDFLSFDAMRHAAQCLGRVLRGKDDYGIMVLADRRFQKKRTQLPKWINQGLQEADVNLSTDMAVSSARRFLRTMAQPFRAKDQEGISTWGYKDLMEHKEKMDLERIKELEEAAQKPQSAAPINQYEYDDEELDQDMMEMDGF; encoded by the exons ATGAAGTTCAACATCGA TGACTTGCCCGTGCTATTCCCCTACCCCAGGATATATCCAG AGCAATATGC TTACATGTGCGATCTCAAAA AAACTCTGGATGCTGGGGGTCACTGTGTCCTAGAGATGCCTTCGGGTACTGGCAAAACTGTGTCTCTGTTGTCGCTCATCGTGGCGTATCAGCAGTACATGCCAGAAAAGCGAAAGCTCATCTACTGCTCTC GTACCATGTCTGAGATCGAAAAGGCATTGGTCGAACTAAAGTCTCTCATGAAGTACAGGGCTGAGGAGCTCGGTTACGAGGAAGAGTTTCGTGGCCTTGGTTTGACGAGTCGAAAGAACTTGTGTCTTCACCCATCAGTCAAACGAGAGAAGAGTGGCtctgttgttgatgctcgCTGCAGAAGCCTTACAGCCGGCTTCGtcaaagagaagaaagaccGGGGTGAGAATGTAGATGTCTGCGTCTACCACGAT AACCTCGATCTTCTTGAGCCTCACAACCTCATCCCCAACGGTGTCTGGTCCTTTGACGATATCATTCGGTATGGTGAGGAACATAAGCAGTGCCCTTACTTCACTGCGCGGCGCATG ATGCAATATTGCaacgtcgtcatcttctcttATCACTACCTCCTTGATCCAAAGATCGCCGAAAGAGTGTCGAAGGACTTCTCTAAAGACTGCATTGTGGTTTTCGATGAGGCTCACAACATCGACAATGTCTGCATCGAGTCCCTGAGCACAGACATTACGGAAGATTCGTTGCGCAAAGCGACTCGTGGTGCCCAAAATCTGGAGAATCGGATAGCGCAGATGCGCGACACAGATCAGGAGCAGCTACAGAACGAATATCAGAAGCTCGTGCAGGGGCTCCGCGATGCGGACGAAGCCCGTCAAGAAGACGCCTTCATGGCAAACCCTG CCCTCCCTGCAGATCTGCTCCAAGAAGCCGTGCCAGGAAATATCAGGAGAGCTGAGCACTTCGTTGCCTTCCTCAAGAGATTCATCGAATATTTGAAA ACAAGGATGAAGGTTCGCCAGGTTATTTCGGAAACACCACCGTCCTTCCTAGCTCATCTGAAGGAGCATACCTTcatcgagaagaagcctCTCCGATTCTGTGCGGAGCGACTTACATCGCTGGTAAGGACCCTCGAGCTTACCAATATCGAGGATTACCAGCCACTTCAAGAGGTCGCAACGTTTGCGACTTTGGTGTCTACTTATGAGAAAGGTTTCCTCCTCATTCTCGAGCCCTACGAATCGGACACAGCGGAAGTCCCGAACCCCATTCTTCATTTCACCTGCCTTGATGCGGCTATCGCTATTCGGCCTGTGTTCGAGAGATTCTACTCTGTTATTATCACATCGGGTACCATCTCGCCGCTCGAAATATATCCCAAGATGCTTGACTTTTCCACAGTCATCCAAGAGTCATACAGCATGACCCTTGCACGGAGATCATTCTTGCCTATGATTGTCACCAGAGGTAGTGATCAGGCATCCGTATCGACAAGTTTCCAGGTCCGAAACGAGCCCAGTGTGGTGAGAAACTACGGTAACTTGTTGACCGAGTTCGCCAAGATTACACCTGATGGCATGGTTGTCTTCTTCCCCTCGTATCTCTACATGGAGTCCATCATCAGCATGTGGCAAGGAATGGGTATCCTCGATGAGGTGTGGAAGTACAAACTGATTCTAGTTGAGACACCAGACGCCCAGGAGACTTCGCTCGCTTTGGAGACGTATCGGACCGCGTGTTGCAACGGCAGAGGAGCCGTTCTACTTTGCGTCGCGCGTGGCAAGGTCTCGGAAGGTATCGATTTCGACCATCAATATGGTCGTACCGTGTTGTGTATTGGAGTTCCCTTCCAGTACACCGAGTCACGAATCCTCAAGGCCAGACTGCAATTCTTACGAGAAACATACCGCATCAAGGAGAATGACTTCCTGTCCTTCGACGCTATGCGACACGCAGCGCAGTGCCTGGGCAGAGTCTTGCGTGGCAAGGATGACTACGGTATCATGGTTCTCGCCGATCGCCGATTCCAGAAGAAACGAACTCAACTTCCCAAGTGGATAAACCAAGGCCTTCAAGAGGCGGACGTCAACCTGAGCACCGACATGGCCGTCAGCAGTGCGAGACGATTCTTGAGAACCATGGCACAGCCTTTCCGAGCTAAGGACCAGGAAGGCATCAGCACCTGGGGGTACAAGGATCTGATGGAGcacaaggagaagatggatcTGGAGAGGATCAAGGAACTTGAGGAAGCTGCGCAAAAGCCTCAGTCGGCTGCACCTATCAACCAATACGAgtatgacgacgaggagctcgatcaggacatgatggagatggatggtttCTAG
- a CDS encoding Autophagy-related protein 18 — translation MANPVLNFITFNQDHSCLAVGTSKGFRIYHTDPFSRIFSSDENNISIIEMLFSTSLVALVLSPRHLIIQNTKRASVICELTFPSAVLAVRLNRKRLAVVLEEEIYLYDISNMSLLHTIATSPNPTAICALSPSSENCFIAYPLPKPREDPDARRPAHAPPQSTYVSPTSGEVLVFDTVALKAVNVIEAHRSPLCSICLNNEGTLLATASETGTIIRVFSVPKGQKLYQFRRGTYPSTIYSMSFNLSSTLLCVSSTSDTIHIFRLGAPPGNTTPAGAPIEPLGSQRQDRWSRARSYDDPESPGNSTADSSKNESADLIGPGNNGSGSSNSGHRRQSGSFSSMLRRSSQIMGRGVAGVMGSYLPQSVTEMWEPLRDFAYIKIPKSTVSQGPTRVMPAGPLRSVVAMSSSSPQVMVVTSDGGFYVYNIDMEHGGEGYLVKQFSVLDDDNRDER, via the exons ATGGCGAACCCAGTACTCAATTTCATCACCTTCAACCAAGACCACAGCTGTCTTGCTGTCG GCACCTCCAAAGGGTTTCGCATATATCATACAGATCCTTTCTCCCGCATTTTTAGCAGCGATGAGAACAATATCTCCATTATCGAGATGCTCTTCTCAACCTCTCTTGTTGCGCTCGTCCTCTCTCCCCGGCATCTAATTATACAGAACACCAAG AGGGCCTCTGTTATTTGCGAGCTCACCTTCCCTTCTGCTGTTCTGGCTGTCCGATTAAACCGAAAACGCCTTGCcgtcgtcctcgaggaagaAATCTATCTGTACGATATTAGCAACATGAGCCTTCTGCATACCATAGCCACGTCGCCCAACCCAACCGCCATATGCGCCTTGTCGCCTTCTTCCGAGAACTGTTTCATCGCTTATCCGCTACCGAAACCTCGGGAGGATCCCGATGCGCGCCGGCCTGCTCACGCTCCTCCACAGTCGACCTACGTCTCCCCTACGTCGGGCGAAGTCCTCGTCTTTGATACCGTTGCGCTGAAGGCTGTTAATGTCATCGAGGCTCACCGTTCGCCGCTGTGCTCTATCTGTCTCAATAATGAGGGAACTCTGCTTGCCACGGCTAGTGAGACGGGGACTATTATTCGTGTGTTCTCAGTGCCCAAGGGCCAGAAGCTCTACCAGTTCCGGCGCGGCACCTATCCTTCCACTATATACAGCATGTCCTTCAATCTCAGCTCCACTCTCCTCTGTGTATCCTCAACCTCGGATACAATCCACATTTTCCGCCTCGGGGCACCCCCTGGAAATACGACACCAGCAGGTGCGCCCATCGAACCTCTTGGATCTCAACGACAGGACCGCTGGTCACGGGCACGGAGCTATGATGACCCCGAGTCTCCGGGTAACAGTACGGCAGACTCGTCTAAGAACGAGTCGGCCGACCTGATAGGGCCTGGAAATAACGGCTCAGGCAGCAGCAATTCTGGGCATCGAAGGCAGAGTGGCTCGTTTAGCAGCATGCTTCGCCGTTCTTCACAGATTATGGGCCGCGGTGTTGCCGGCGTCATGGGATCCTACTTGCCGCAATCCGTCACAGAAATGTGGGAGCCCCTGAGAGACTTTGCTTATATCAAGATCCCCAAGTCCACAGTTTCACAGGGTCCCACGCGGGTGATGCCTGCCGGACCCTTACGCAGTGTTGTGGcgatgagcagcagcagcccccAAGTCATGGTTGTCACTAGCGATGGCGGTTTTTACGTCTACAATATTGATATGGAGCATGGTGGAGAGGGCTATTTGGTTAAGCAATTCTC CGTCCTAGACGATGATAACCGCGATGAACGATAG
- a CDS encoding TRNA wybutosine-synthesizing protein 4 — MVKEKPVALRATKTQALDDLIMGTNSSSIVSKRSVERLYYPHELHFFRYFVPKFQRRAPLINRGYWLRLRAIDVIVRDFITSSKLGCKKVVINLGCGSDVLPWQCYHRYGDNCEDTVFLDVDYPDLMRKKRAIVLGTPELRELLGPEPYISEKDTDHVLLRSDKYCQIGCDLRELDALRQCLETFLPLSDCSVLFVAEVSITYMDTASADALIQWASSIGQAEFCLLEQILPHGPEHPFARTMLSHFNKLSTSLKSVHQYQTLESQRQRFETRGWGHVDIWDLWEAWNCEVFLSSAERAALDDVEPFDEWEEFILFSRHYFVMHATAYPRSDQAAGQYSSLPTPERVIKVDMNALGSLGAPKRRFGAPMMATSAEGGQYLLNTLGMGISARLDSCDVYSVQADSLPFQMAPVGPSARLCHTLTDLGSSGVLLVGGRASPSRAFTDCWLFSQVSNSWEKTFDLPVSLFRHSTVRLPNSSLALVFGGKTGPSKISPDYFVFHPVKGWLKCTVSGVVSDPVFGSSAAISVDVASKPGTFQGLLCGGIKEDGKISKNAYIWTVDVTGTEPSIHFDSVADFDKHAWALSVFGAQSVDIGPLTVLCGGVGQDPSSQGQSVACVSLSGGRLTTFAAMLSDKVEELPFMVGSSVISLNSSLVIVGGGATCFSMGTFWDTGVYTADFTNVVPDASGPQSTICKPLSIGYADSPKLAHPSTNGADQLVPQGKATITTIPRVQLKSGTSMEKLVQERKPVIIEGLDLGGCVEKWTPEYMVQRLGETKEVIIHECQTTTGKLDFNSKNFRYITEMFKEFMDKAARGEGLYLRALSEEKPSEAPTNLAEDFPSLAEDFRLPTELDYITERLFSSVLRISGRANMWLHYDAISPQVMANVYTQIRGSKRMILFPPTDVRHLAFAPGTSSSSLDVFSALDQHHLALTHPYEAMLNPGDVLFLPAMWFHTATPTADLSVAVNVFFRDLESGYSTGRDVYGNRDLAAYEKGRQDVARIAKSFERLPPELRHFYLARLADELLHEQA; from the exons ATGGTGAAAGAAAAGCCCGTCGCCTTACGGGCGACCAAGACTCAGGCACTCGATGACCTGATCATGGGA ACAAACAGTAGTAGCATCGTCTCTAAGCGGAGCGTCGAACGACTCTACTACCCTCACGAGTTACATTTTTTCCGCTATTTCGTTCCTAAGTTCCAACGGAGAGCTCCCCTCATTAACCGGGGATACTGGTTGAGGTTACGGGCTATTGATGTGATTGTGCGTGACTTCATCACATCTTCCAAACTTGGCTGTAAGAAGGTTGTTATCAACCTAGGCTGCGGAAG CGATGTTCTTCCCTGGCAGTGTTACCATCGTTATGGAGACAACTGCGAAGACACTGTATTCCTTGACGTTGACTATCCTGATTTGATGCGAAAGAAGCGAGCAATCGTTCTTGGAACACCAGAGCTCAGGGAGCTGCTTGGGCCTGAACCCTATATCAGCGAGAAGGATACAGACCATGTGCTTCTCCGCAGTGACAAGTACTGTCAGATTGGATGCGATCTGCGAGAGCTCGACGCTTTGCGCCAGTGCCTGGAAACATTTCTGCCCCTATCTGACTGTTCAGTACTCTTTGTTGCTGAGGTCTCGATAACTTACATGGACACGGCGTCGGCTGACGCTCTCATCCAGTGGGCCAGCTCCATCGGTCAAG CCGAGTTTTGCCTCCTTGAACAAATTCTCCCTCATGGCCCTGAGCATCCCTTTGCAAGAACCATGTTGAGCCATTTCAACAAGCTCAGCACTTCGCTCAAGTCAGTCCACCAGTACCAGACTCTCGAAAGCCAGCGACAGCGGTTCGAAACCCGAGGCTGGGGCCATGTTGATATTTGGGACCTCTGGGAAGCTTGGAACTGCGAGGTATTCCTCAGCTCGGCCGAAAGGGCTGCGCTTGACGATGTCGAGCCGTTTGATGAATGGGAAGAGTTTATCCTGTTTTCGCGGCACTATTTTGTCATGCATGCCACGGCCTACCCCAGAAGCGACCAAGCTGCTGGGCAGTACAGCTCATTGCCTACCCCTGAACGTGTTATCAAGGTGGACATGAACGCGCTCGGTTCCCTGGGAGCACCAAAACGTCGGTTTGGCGCTCCAATGATGGCTACCAGTGCGGAAGGAGGCCAATACTTGCTCAACACCTTGGGAATGGGGATAAGTGCAAGGCTTGATTCCTGCGATGTGTATTCAGTTCAAGCGGACAGCCTACCTTTCCAGATGGCCCCCGTCGGGCCGTCCGCGAGATTGTGTCACACCCTCACAGATCTTGGATCTTCTGGGGTCCTGCTGGTTGGAGGCCGTGCCTCGCCGTCTCGAGCTTTCACAGACTGTTGGCTCTTCAGCCAAGTCTCCAACAGTTGGGAGAAAACATTTGACCTTCCCGTCTCACTTTTCAGGCACTCTACTGTCCGCCTACCGAACTCGTCTCTTGCTTTGGTTTTCGGTGGCAAGACAGGGCCATCCAAGATATCACCCGACTACTTTGTCTTCCATCCCGTCAAAGGGTGGCTTAAGTGTACGGTCTCAGGCGTTGTTTCCGACCCTGTCTTTGGCTCCTCTGCTGCCATTTCAGTCGACGTGGCGAGCAAGCCGGGAACGTTCCAAGGTTTGCTATGTGGAGGCATCAAGGAAGATGGGAAAATCAGTAAGAACGCTTATATCTGGACTGTTGATGTTACTGGTACCGAG CCATCTATTCACTTCGACAGTGTGGCAGACTTCGACAAACATGCGTGGGCACTATCAGTGTTCGGTGCCCAGTCGGTTGATATAGGTCCCCTGACTGTCTTGTGCGGTGGTGTCGGACAAGACCCATCCTCACAAGGACAGTCCGTTGCCTGTGTCTCCCTTTCTGGAGGACGACTTACTACGTTTGCGGCGATGTTGAGTGACAAAGTTGAGGAACTGCCCTTTATGGTTGGATCTTCGGTTATTTCCTTGAATTCTAGCCTCGTCATTGTTGGTGGAGGGGCTACATGCTTCTCGATGGGAACATTCTGGGACACAGGTGTTTACACGGCTGACTTTACGAATGTCGTGCCCGACGCTTCTGGTCCACAGTCAACCATCTGCAAGCCACTGAGTATTGGTTACGCAGATTCGCCCAAGCTCGCCCATCCCAGTACTAATGGAGCAGACCAACTCGTGCCGCAAGGCAAAGCTACGATCACGACGATACCGCGCGTCCAGCTGAAGTCGGGAACTAGCATGGAGAAGCTGGTCCAAGAAAGAAAGCCGGTCATCATTGAGGGGCTGGACCTAGGCGGATGCGTGGAGAAGTGGACGCCAGAGTATATGGTTCAGCGCTTGGGCGAGACGAAAGAG GTCATCATCCACGAGTGCCAAACCACCACGGGCAAGCTGGacttcaactccaagaacTTTCGCTACATCACTGAAATGTTCAAGGAATTCATGGATAAGGCAGCAAGGGGAGAGGGGCTATACCTCCGTGCTCTCTCAGAAGAAAAGCCTTCCGAGGCGCCAACGAATCTTGCAGAGGACTTTCCCTCCCTCGCAGAAGATTTTCGGCTTCCGACAGAGCTCGACTACATCACTGAGCGACTGTTTAGCTCCGTATTGAGAATATCTGGACGTGCCAACATGTGGTTGCACTACGATGCAA TTTCCCCGCAGGTCATGGCCAACGTCTACACGCAGATTCGTGGTTCGAAACGCATGATACTCTTCCCACCAACTGATGTCAGGCATCTGGCATTCGCGCCTGGTACCTCGAGTTCGAGCCTGGATGTCTTTTCTGCCCTTGACCAGCACCATCTAGCGTTGACTCACCCATACGAGGCGATGCTGAATCCGGGCGACGTCCTGTTCCTCCCTGCCATGTGGTTTCACACGGCGACCCCAACGGCGGATTTGAGTGTGGCAGTCAACGTCTTCTTCCGCGATCTGGAGAGCGGGTATTCAACAGGCCGGGATGTGTATGGGAACAGGGATCTGGCGGCGTACGAGAAGGGAAGACAGGACGTCGCACGCATAGCCAAGAGCTTTGAGCGGCTGCCCCCTGAACTTCGTCATTTCTACCTTGCTCGACTTGCAGATGAGCTGTTGCACGAGCAGGCCTGA